A window of the Hevea brasiliensis isolate MT/VB/25A 57/8 chromosome 6, ASM3005281v1, whole genome shotgun sequence genome harbors these coding sequences:
- the LOC110672206 gene encoding protein SMALL AUXIN UP-REGULATED RNA 12-like has protein sequence MAKFSSSPREKISGMRKLNAVVKKLQKSLRLGKRSNSCNNEYVPEDVEEGHFAVIAMGNEESRRFVVPLRFLTHPAFVILLEQAAEEFGFNPEGVLAILCRPCELERILAEECRYSRGWAI, from the coding sequence ATGGCTAAATTTAGTAGCAGTCCTCGCGAAAAGATCAGTGGCATGAGAAAGCTCAATGCCGTAGTTAAAAAGCTGCAAAAGAGTCTTCGCTTGGGGAAGAGATCTAATTCCTGCAATAATGAATATGTTCCTGAAGATGTTGAAGAAGGACATTTTGCAGTGATAGCTATGGGCAACGAGGAAAGCAGAAGATTTGTTGTTCCATTGCGTTTCTTGACTCACCCTGCATTTGTGATCCTCCTGGAACAAGCTGCTGAAGAATTTGGTTTCAATCCTGAGGGTGTTCTTGCAATCCTCTGTCGTCCTTGTGAACTTGAGAGGATACTGGCCGAGGAATGCAGGTACTCAAGAGGATGGGCTATCTAG